One window from the genome of bacterium encodes:
- a CDS encoding D-2-hydroxyacid dehydrogenase translates to MTRAQPLPVLIASYLEPQLVERIRAVPGVEVMYEPDLLAKPVYQGQHHGQRFTRSAADEARWRTLLARAEVLFDFDHTNIERIPVLAPNVRWIQATSAGIGEMLVRRGLVDSPITFTTAAGVHATALAEFCAMAMLVFIKDLFWLRAEQTAHRWERYCAREVRGMTLGIVGLGNVGREVARLGAALGMRVIGTKRTIPTGGAPHVEQVLPPERVGEVIRQADVLVLIVPQTAGTRRLLGAEQLRSMKRGAILINIARGGIVDEQAMIAALRDGHLAGAALDVFATEPLPNDSPLWDMPNVIVSPHSASTVPGENARLTELFCENLRRYLDGRPLINRFERERAY, encoded by the coding sequence GTGACGCGCGCGCAGCCGCTGCCGGTGCTCATCGCGTCGTATCTCGAGCCGCAGCTCGTCGAACGGATCCGCGCCGTGCCCGGCGTGGAGGTCATGTACGAGCCCGACCTGCTGGCGAAGCCGGTCTACCAGGGCCAGCATCACGGCCAGCGATTCACGAGGAGCGCCGCCGACGAGGCGCGGTGGCGGACGCTGCTCGCGAGGGCGGAGGTGCTCTTCGACTTCGACCATACGAACATCGAGCGTATCCCAGTCCTCGCGCCCAACGTCCGCTGGATCCAGGCGACGAGCGCCGGCATCGGTGAGATGCTCGTCCGCCGGGGACTCGTCGATTCGCCGATTACGTTCACGACCGCGGCGGGGGTGCACGCGACCGCGCTCGCGGAGTTCTGCGCGATGGCGATGCTCGTCTTCATCAAAGACCTGTTCTGGCTGCGCGCCGAACAGACGGCCCATCGGTGGGAGCGCTATTGCGCGCGAGAAGTCCGTGGGATGACGCTCGGCATCGTAGGGCTCGGCAATGTCGGGCGCGAGGTCGCCCGGCTGGGCGCGGCGCTCGGCATGCGAGTCATCGGGACGAAGCGCACCATCCCCACGGGCGGCGCACCCCACGTGGAGCAGGTGCTGCCGCCCGAGCGAGTTGGGGAGGTCATCCGGCAGGCAGACGTGCTCGTCCTGATCGTCCCGCAGACGGCGGGTACCCGGCGTCTGCTCGGCGCGGAGCAACTGCGGAGCATGAAGCGGGGCGCTATTTTGATCAACATCGCGCGGGGCGGGATCGTGGACGAACAGGCGATGATCGCCGCGCTGCGGGACGGACATCTTGCCGGCGCGGCGCTGGACGTGTTTGCGACGGAGCCGCTCCCGAACGACAGCCCGCTCTGGGACATGCCGAACGTGATCGTAAGCCCGCACTCGGCAAGCACGGTGCCGGGCGAGAATGCGCGCCTAACCGAACTGTTTTGCGAAAACCTCCGCCGCTACCTGGACGGCCGGCCCCTGATCAATCGCTTCGAACGCGAGCGGGCCTACTGA
- a CDS encoding Maf family protein codes for MIVLASASPRRAELLASAGIRFVAVPSSVVEERLAGEPPEVFVRRLAAAKARDVAAGRTNGFVLAADTDVVLEGDVLGKPRDAADARVMLARLSGRVHDVVTGFEVYDVPARRADGGVVRTRVEFAPLSREEIDAYAATGEPLGKAGGYAIQGGAAGMIRRIEGSYTNVVGLPLREVLETLRRMRAL; via the coding sequence GTGATCGTGCTGGCCTCGGCCTCGCCGAGGCGCGCCGAGCTGCTCGCCTCGGCGGGGATCCGGTTCGTCGCCGTTCCGAGCAGCGTCGTCGAGGAGCGCCTGGCGGGTGAGCCGCCCGAGGTCTTCGTACGCCGCCTCGCCGCGGCGAAAGCGCGCGACGTGGCCGCCGGGCGGACGAACGGGTTCGTGCTCGCCGCGGATACCGACGTCGTGCTGGAGGGCGACGTGCTCGGGAAGCCCCGAGACGCCGCGGACGCCAGAGTGATGCTCGCGCGGCTGTCGGGACGCGTCCACGACGTGGTGACGGGCTTCGAGGTGTATGATGTGCCGGCGCGGCGCGCGGACGGCGGCGTCGTGCGGACCCGTGTCGAGTTCGCTCCGCTCAGCCGCGAGGAGATCGACGCGTACGCCGCCACGGGCGAGCCGTTGGGGAAGGCGGGCGGATATGCCATTCAAGGGGGGGCCGCGGGAATGATCCGGCGGATCGAGGGGTCGTACACCAACGTCGTGGGGCTGCCGCTTCGCGAGGTCCTGGAGACGCTCCGGCGGATGAGGGCGCTGTGA
- a CDS encoding potassium channel family protein, whose amino-acid sequence MRLIAGLGGICVIISMLWDAFETVILPRRVARHLRVAFYITYLWRAWVALVGRMRRPSRREAYLAYFGPLVTLSLLAVWAVGLIVGFGMLQWSYGSQMTAPEGHPGFGTDIYLSGTTFFTLGLGDVQPRSTVARIILVVESGVGFSFLALIISYLPVIYQGFSRRESHISMLDAWAGSPPSAGELLRRSRGDRALLEPFLREWERWAADLLESHISYPVLIYFRSQHDNESWLSAITAVLDSCALIIGGLEGAPHRAAELTFAMARHALVDISILFNQPPVPPHPDRLSEDDRARLMAVLRANGCPVRGGAAAATQMDELRRMYEPYANGLSYRLAMPLPAWLGAEGARDNWQKSRWR is encoded by the coding sequence GTGCGACTGATTGCCGGCCTCGGCGGAATCTGCGTGATCATCTCTATGCTCTGGGACGCTTTCGAGACCGTCATCCTGCCGAGGCGGGTCGCGCGCCATCTTCGGGTGGCCTTCTACATCACATACTTGTGGCGCGCCTGGGTCGCGCTGGTGGGGCGGATGCGCCGGCCGAGCCGGCGCGAGGCGTATCTCGCATACTTCGGACCGCTCGTGACTCTCAGCCTCCTTGCCGTCTGGGCCGTTGGGCTGATCGTCGGGTTCGGAATGTTGCAGTGGAGCTACGGGTCGCAGATGACCGCGCCGGAGGGCCACCCGGGATTCGGTACCGACATCTATCTCAGCGGGACGACGTTCTTTACGCTCGGGCTGGGGGACGTCCAGCCGAGATCCACAGTCGCCCGCATCATCCTCGTCGTCGAGAGCGGGGTCGGATTTTCGTTCCTGGCGCTGATCATCTCGTACCTGCCGGTGATCTATCAGGGGTTCTCGCGGCGGGAGTCGCACATCTCGATGCTCGACGCGTGGGCGGGGTCGCCGCCGAGCGCCGGAGAACTGCTGAGGCGGTCTCGCGGCGACCGCGCGCTGCTGGAGCCGTTTCTCCGCGAGTGGGAACGATGGGCGGCCGATCTGCTCGAAAGCCACATCTCATACCCGGTGTTGATCTACTTCCGGTCCCAGCACGACAACGAATCCTGGCTCTCCGCGATCACGGCGGTGCTGGACAGTTGCGCGCTGATAATCGGCGGCCTCGAAGGCGCGCCGCACCGGGCCGCCGAGCTTACGTTTGCGATGGCGCGCCACGCGCTCGTCGACATCAGCATCCTGTTCAACCAGCCGCCGGTGCCGCCGCACCCGGACCGGTTGTCTGAGGACGATCGGGCCAGACTCATGGCGGTGCTGCGCGCCAACGGCTGTCCGGTGCGCGGGGGCGCGGCGGCGGCGACGCAGATGGATGAGCTGCGCCGCATGTACGAGCCGTACGCCAACGGGCTGTCGTACCGGCTCGCGATGCCGCTGCCGGCGTGGCTCGGCGCGGAGGGCGCGCGCGACAACTGGCAGAAGTCGAGGTGGCGGTGA
- a CDS encoding copper resistance protein CopC: MLGGLFGRVPAVLAHAVLLRADPPDLCRLPSGDSLAADTPACRTGAVLPAPPRSVELLFSEPVQPIGRGLRVVGPDGRRADRGPVGVAGAQVSVPVDARATGTYRVVWSVISPDTHPEFGTMTFSVRRAGGIVAEGAPAAGAPGTWGIVLGALGHLLHFCGYGLGFGIFAAAWLAGGPEAPEPMWRALGLGILLLLAAEPVAFAAESVSLGALGGADPAVMGAVLDSSFGRVLAQRLAAAILLWVLAGAIRTGALRAAWPVPLLGVALAFVDGEAAHAAGVRPPWWGLGVNTVHVCAMGLWAGTLAFALLPPPLPRSSRGWRIAARVLAPAAVAGAAATGAVMAFQHLAGLRDFVANPYGRALGVKALVAIAAAGLGWAGVRRSAPRLLRWEAAALLAVLALAGLLVLMRPPVP, from the coding sequence GTGCTGGGTGGGCTGTTCGGCCGCGTCCCGGCCGTACTGGCCCACGCCGTGCTGCTCCGCGCCGACCCCCCGGATCTGTGCCGGCTGCCGAGCGGGGACAGCCTCGCCGCGGACACCCCCGCGTGCCGCACCGGCGCGGTGCTGCCGGCGCCGCCCCGATCGGTCGAGCTGCTGTTCAGCGAACCGGTCCAGCCCATCGGGCGCGGTCTACGCGTCGTCGGCCCGGATGGCCGGCGCGCAGATCGAGGCCCCGTCGGGGTCGCGGGCGCGCAGGTGAGCGTGCCGGTCGACGCGCGGGCCACGGGAACGTACCGCGTGGTCTGGTCGGTCATCTCGCCGGACACGCATCCCGAGTTCGGTACGATGACCTTCAGCGTCCGACGGGCCGGCGGCATTGTCGCGGAAGGCGCCCCGGCCGCGGGCGCACCGGGCACGTGGGGAATCGTTCTCGGTGCCCTCGGGCACCTGCTTCACTTCTGCGGTTACGGGCTCGGGTTCGGAATTTTCGCGGCCGCGTGGCTCGCCGGCGGTCCAGAAGCTCCCGAACCCATGTGGCGGGCGCTCGGGCTCGGCATCCTGCTCTTGCTCGCCGCCGAGCCGGTCGCGTTCGCGGCGGAGTCCGTCTCGCTCGGCGCCTTGGGCGGAGCGGATCCCGCGGTGATGGGCGCCGTGCTCGACTCGAGCTTCGGGCGGGTGCTGGCCCAGCGGCTCGCCGCCGCGATCCTGCTGTGGGTGCTCGCGGGCGCGATTCGAACCGGCGCGCTGCGGGCGGCTTGGCCGGTGCCACTGCTCGGCGTGGCGCTCGCGTTCGTCGACGGAGAGGCCGCGCACGCGGCGGGCGTGCGGCCGCCGTGGTGGGGGCTCGGTGTCAATACGGTGCACGTGTGCGCGATGGGCTTGTGGGCGGGTACGCTCGCGTTTGCCCTGCTGCCGCCCCCTTTGCCCAGATCCTCTCGCGGGTGGCGCATCGCTGCGCGCGTGCTCGCGCCGGCCGCGGTCGCGGGCGCCGCGGCGACCGGCGCTGTGATGGCTTTCCAGCATCTGGCGGGGCTGCGGGACTTCGTGGCCAATCCTTACGGCCGGGCCCTTGGCGTGAAGGCCCTCGTGGCGATTGCGGCCGCGGGGCTCGGATGGGCCGGCGTGCGCCGCTCCGCCCCGCGCCTGCTTCGCTGGGAGGCGGCCGCGCTGCTCGCCGTGCTCGCGCTGGCCGGACTGCTCGTGCTGATGCGGCCGCCGGTGCCGTAA
- a CDS encoding MFS transporter has product MRLERLLHGRFYYGWIVAGVTFLTLIAAAGVRSTPGVLIVPLEHEFGWNREVVPAAVSIGLLLYGFSGPFAAALMDRFGVRRIMLSSLAFVAAGVGLTTVMRTAWQLDLLWGLIVGTGTGAMAMTLGAYIATRWFIERRGLVMGVFSAASATGQLIFLPLLASLVVLHGWRSASATVSAVALAMIPLAALLMRNDPAEIGLRPFGAPADDTPAANAAGPQTPAGPRPNPAVAAVRALADGMGNRDFWLLAGSFFVCGASTNGLIGTHLIPASMEHGVPEVAAAGFLATIGVFDLIGTVCSGWLTDRWDSRYLLCWYYALRGLSLLFLPYALGTSFGPMAAFAVFYGLDWVATVPPTVRLTADVFGKQRVGVMFGWIFASHQLGAAMAAFGAGALRTWFGTYQGAFMGAGLLCLIAAGLVMRITAQSRGLTPPLRPAQAGAV; this is encoded by the coding sequence ATGCGGCTCGAGCGGCTGCTTCACGGACGCTTCTACTACGGATGGATCGTCGCCGGCGTCACGTTCCTCACGTTGATCGCCGCCGCCGGCGTGCGGTCCACCCCGGGCGTACTGATCGTCCCGCTCGAGCACGAGTTCGGCTGGAACCGCGAGGTCGTGCCCGCCGCCGTTTCGATCGGCCTGCTGCTCTACGGTTTCTCCGGACCCTTTGCCGCGGCGCTGATGGACCGGTTCGGCGTGCGCCGGATCATGCTGTCCTCGCTCGCGTTCGTCGCCGCCGGCGTCGGCCTGACGACGGTGATGCGCACCGCGTGGCAGCTCGACCTGCTGTGGGGGCTCATCGTCGGGACCGGTACGGGCGCGATGGCGATGACGCTTGGCGCCTACATCGCCACGCGCTGGTTCATCGAGCGGCGCGGGCTCGTGATGGGTGTGTTCAGCGCGGCCAGCGCGACCGGCCAGCTCATTTTCCTGCCGCTGCTGGCGTCGCTTGTGGTGCTGCACGGGTGGCGCTCCGCGTCGGCGACGGTGTCGGCCGTGGCGCTTGCGATGATTCCGCTCGCGGCGCTGCTGATGCGCAACGATCCCGCGGAAATCGGTCTGCGCCCATTTGGCGCGCCGGCCGACGACACGCCGGCCGCCAATGCGGCCGGGCCACAGACGCCGGCCGGCCCGCGTCCAAATCCGGCCGTGGCCGCCGTGCGCGCGCTTGCCGACGGCATGGGCAACCGCGACTTCTGGCTGCTCGCCGGGTCGTTTTTCGTCTGCGGCGCGAGTACGAACGGCCTCATCGGCACCCATCTCATTCCGGCGTCCATGGAGCACGGCGTGCCGGAGGTGGCGGCCGCCGGGTTCCTCGCCACGATCGGCGTGTTCGACCTGATCGGGACCGTCTGCTCGGGCTGGCTCACCGACCGCTGGGACAGCCGGTACCTCCTGTGCTGGTACTATGCGCTGCGCGGGCTGTCGCTACTGTTTCTGCCCTACGCGCTTGGGACGTCGTTCGGGCCCATGGCCGCGTTCGCGGTGTTCTACGGTCTGGATTGGGTGGCGACGGTGCCGCCGACCGTCCGTCTCACCGCGGACGTCTTCGGCAAGCAGCGCGTCGGCGTCATGTTCGGGTGGATCTTCGCGTCGCATCAGCTCGGTGCGGCCATGGCGGCGTTTGGCGCCGGAGCGCTGCGGACCTGGTTCGGCACGTATCAGGGCGCCTTCATGGGCGCCGGCCTGCTGTGCCTGATCGCGGCCGGGCTGGTGATGCGGATCACGGCGCAGTCCCGCGGCCTGACTCCGCCGCTGCGGCCCGCCCAGGCCGGGGCAGTATAA